A genome region from Flavobacterium sp. CFS9 includes the following:
- a CDS encoding exonuclease domain-containing protein, translated as MYAILDIETTGGQFNEEGITEIAIYKFDGHEVIDQFISLVNPEIPIQPFVVKLTGINNAMLRSAPKFFEVAKRIIEITTDCIIVAHNASFDYRILRTEFRRLGYNFEAKTLCTVELAKKLIPDQPSYSLGKLVRALGIPMADRHRASGDAMATTKLFKMLLEKDLKKTIVKDFIKLEVEKGIAPKFLDILAQMPAKTGVYYIYNEDGTLIYIGKSQNIKKRVNQHFTGITTKSKKIQAEVFTITYDETGSELIALLKESEEIKINRPRYNRSQRKTIFQYALYAEKDTNGYINLKLEKADGRKKEITSFATLQEGKNALFRYTSKYQLCQKLTGLYQTKKECFQYKIKECDGACIEEVTPEVYNARVQQFIAENSFENKSMILLDRGRNVNERSAILIENGLYKGYAFYDLNYQITNIEILKNILIPMQHNRDVKNIIQSYLRKSKSIKVLHF; from the coding sequence TTGTACGCAATACTAGACATAGAAACCACTGGAGGCCAGTTTAATGAAGAAGGAATTACCGAAATTGCCATTTACAAATTTGATGGCCACGAGGTAATTGACCAGTTCATCAGCCTTGTCAATCCTGAAATTCCGATTCAGCCCTTCGTGGTGAAATTAACTGGAATCAATAATGCTATGTTGCGGTCTGCTCCTAAATTTTTTGAAGTTGCTAAACGAATTATAGAAATCACTACAGATTGTATAATTGTAGCACACAATGCTTCTTTTGATTACCGAATTTTACGCACAGAATTCAGACGTTTGGGTTACAATTTTGAAGCCAAAACCCTTTGTACAGTCGAACTTGCCAAAAAATTAATTCCGGATCAACCTTCCTATAGTTTAGGAAAACTGGTACGAGCCCTTGGAATTCCAATGGCAGACAGACATCGTGCCAGCGGAGATGCAATGGCAACAACCAAGCTGTTTAAAATGCTTCTGGAAAAAGACTTGAAAAAAACTATTGTAAAAGATTTTATCAAACTGGAAGTAGAAAAAGGAATTGCTCCGAAATTTCTGGACATTCTGGCACAAATGCCTGCTAAAACTGGTGTGTATTACATTTACAATGAAGACGGAACTCTAATCTACATTGGAAAAAGTCAAAACATTAAAAAGAGAGTCAATCAGCATTTTACAGGAATTACCACCAAAAGCAAAAAAATTCAGGCCGAAGTTTTTACCATCACCTATGATGAAACCGGAAGCGAATTAATTGCACTCTTAAAAGAAAGCGAAGAAATAAAAATAAATCGTCCCAGATATAATCGTTCACAACGAAAAACGATCTTTCAGTATGCTTTATATGCAGAGAAAGACACTAATGGTTATATCAATTTAAAACTTGAAAAAGCGGACGGCCGTAAAAAAGAGATTACCTCATTTGCAACTTTGCAGGAAGGTAAAAATGCGCTGTTCAGATATACGTCAAAATACCAGTTATGCCAAAAGCTAACAGGACTTTATCAAACCAAAAAAGAGTGTTTCCAGTATAAAATCAAAGAATGTGATGGCGCCTGTATTGAAGAAGTAACACCTGAAGTTTACAATGCCCGTGTACAACAATTTATCGCGGAAAACAGTTTCGAAAATAAAAGCATGATTCTACTGGACAGAGGCCGAAATGTCAACGAAAGAAGCGCTATTTTAATCGAAAATGGTCTTTATAAAGGATATGCCTTTTACGATCTAAATTATCAGATTACGAACATCGAGATTCTAAAAAACATTTTAATTCCGATGCAGCACAATCGTGACGTGAAAAACATTATTCAAAGCTACCTCCGAAAGAGTAAATCTATAAAGGTTCTTCATTTTTAA